The following proteins are encoded in a genomic region of Triticum dicoccoides isolate Atlit2015 ecotype Zavitan chromosome 1B, WEW_v2.0, whole genome shotgun sequence:
- the LOC119349207 gene encoding myosin-17-like isoform X2, with the protein MAGTLNIVVGSHVWLEDKDLAWIDGEVFRIEGLNAHVRTTNGKTVTASISNIHPKDTEILPDGIDDMTRLSYLHEPGVLDNLAVRYAKNIIYTYTGNILIAINPFQRLPHIAEPSTMEKYKGANFGELDPHVFALADVSYRQMMNEEKSNSILVSGESGAGKTETTKLLMRYLAFLGGRSKTGGRTVEQQVLESNPVLEAFGNAKTVRNNNSSRFGKFVEIHFDKSGKISGAAIRTYLLERSRVCQINSPERNYHCFYFLCSAPSEDIKRYKLGDPSSFHYLNQSSCIKVDGMSDAEEYLATRSAMNTVGITEQEQEATFRVVAAVLHLGNINFVKGRDADSSVVKDEKAKFHLNAAAELLMCDREKLENALIKRKINTPEGVITTTVDPNSATVSRDGLAKQIYCRLFDWLVNRLNASIGQDAQSARLIGVLDIYGFESFKTNSFEQLCINFTNEKLQQHFNQNVFKMEQEEYNREQIDWSYIEFVDNQDVLDLIERKPGGIIALLDEACMFPKCTHESFSQKLYEKFKNNKRFSKPKLSRTAFTIQHYAGEVTYQSDHFLDKNRDYVVVEHEELLNASKCSFVSGLFPSVPEENTKSSKSSIANRFKGQLHELMETLSSTEPHYIRCVKPNNLLKPATFENINVLQQLRCSGVLEAIRISCAGYPTRKLFHDFLQRFRILAPEILKERNDDKVICRKILDKTELQGYQIGRTKVFLRAGQMAELDARRTEVRSKAARVIQSRYHTHVARQKFLAIRDTSVSFQSIVRVILACKRRAFLRNQVAALKVQKSVRWYLAFKSYSTMRCAAITLQAGLRAFGAYKEYVHRKQRKASIHIQARWRCHRDNSNYLKLKRSVLIYQCAWRRRIARRELRKLKMAARDTENLKVEKEKLEEHVEELTSRLGLEMKLRADLENSKAGEISKLQAALREMEHRVEEATAVQESESAKRAVEEALAQEREKITILTNEVEGIKVLLSREREENTATKNDLAIAQERCEDLNGKIEVADENIKQLRDTVKRFEENVTELESSLMTEKQHNEATRGELGEAHQRIEELLRQVADADGKSTVLQSTVQRLEESLTEREGTLLLERQESEAIKKSLAEARGENEELVHKTEVAEKDIARFQNNIERLEEAARTFETSLLAEKQHSAAIMSQLAETKEEIEELQKKFTDANRTNDTLQDSLKRLEETAAARDALHVAEKKEHGQTKEALSKSQERNSELLKKVDESEKTINKLMENVKRLEKHATSRESLLLKTKQNQDGTTKALAEAEKRNQELMKSSEDSDKKISLLEDSVNRLEECIAEKDSLLATERQENNATKEELANAQKKTKELVNELQHCQEISKRLEQDGTAKDALLISEKQTHEATKKTLTETLGRNEELIKKIQDSDKHSLQLQLTIERLQENTSAKEALLLREREQNNATMKVQEESQEKNSQLLKKFEDVDKKIDLLQGTIQRLGDHTEKDTLLLSERQEKDELKKALTETEYKNEELTIKIGETNKKIEHLQNSIHMLEQDIVAKDASLEAEKQENDAIRKSLVEAQERNDELFMKIRDGEYKAHQLQDTVQKLQVDAISRLSSFVLEKQESDAVKKALTEARGRNEDLIRRNEDLLDRNDDLIKKVEELQETVQRLEGKSSNLEAENQTLRQHSIVSTPSTAKSQASYSKISMIHRSQENGHILNGNVPYAEMRSSFGTAETRPYMGSAPDLTIHRDYDTGEKMQRVLLSEAYQPQDDQKLLLKYITQHLGFSGSKPVAALLIYQYLLHSRSFEVTKTGVFDSILQAINSATEAQHDTRSLAYWLSNLSTLSVLLQRSFRTARTATSVPYRRKMSYDRIYQANQASGLAYLSGQLLDEPGASHQIDAKYPALLFKQQLVDLIEKVYGLLSDKLKKELNPLLELCIQDPRTSQAKASVSSAGLGQHNQLTHWLGIVKILNSYLYLLIANHVPTILVHKLLTQIFSMVNVQLFNRLLLRRECCSFSNGEHIRAGLAQLKHWCNDVAQEPADSAWEALRHIRQAADFLVMSRKPMRTWREIRNEICPALSLQQLERIVGMYWDDMNGTNVLSAEFTSSMRVTLHEESNSLSSFSVLLDDDSSIPFSLDDIAKSMPNIEDTVESDLMPFIRENQSLALILQRRD; encoded by the exons ACCTATACTGGCAATATTTTGATTGCAATAAATCCATTCCAAAGGCTGCCTCATATTGCTGAACCCAGTACTATGGAGAAGTACAAAGGTGCAAATTTTGGTGAGCTTGATCCTCATGTATTTGCACTCGCTGACGTTTCTTACAG GCAAATGATGAATGAGGAAAAGAGCAACTCCATTTTGGTGAGTGGTGAAAGTGGTGCTGGTAAAACTGAAACCACAAAGCTGCTTATGAGATATCTTGCATTTTTGGGTGGACGATCTAAAACTGGAGGGAGGACCGTTGAACAACAAGTTTTAGAA TCAAATCCGGTCCTCGAAGCATTTGGCAATGCAAAAACTGTTCGGAACAACAACTCAAG TCGATTTGGAAAATTTGTTGAAATCCACTTTGACAAGAGTGGGAAGATATCTGGTGCAGCCATTAGGACATATTTGCTTGAGCGATCTCGTGTTTGCCAAATCAATAGCCCAGAGAGGAATTATCACTGTTTTTACTTCCTGTGTTCAGCACCATCGGAG GACATTAAAAGGTATAAGCTGGGCGACCCTTCGTCGTTTCACTATCTCAACCAATCTTCCTGCATTAAAGTTGATGGAATGAGTGATGCTGAGGAGTATCTTGCAACAAGAAGTGCGATGAATACAGTTGGCATAACTGAGCAGGAACAG GAGGCTACATTTCGGGTTGTTGCTGCTGTGCTTCACCTTGGGAACATCAATTTTGTTAAAGGGAGAGATGCAGATTCATCTGTAGTAAAGGATGAGAAAGCTAAGTTCCATCTGAATGCAGCAGCAGAGCTCTTGAT GTGTGACCGTGAGAAGCTGGAGAATGCACTGATAAAGAGGAAAATAAATACGCCAGAAGGAGTGATTACCACAACAGTTGATCCTAATTCTGCTACTGTTAGCAGGGATGGCTTAGCAAAACAAATATATTGCCGACTATTTGACTG GCTTGTAAATAGGCTAAATGCGTCGATAGGACAAGATGCACAGTCAGCACGTTTGATTGGGGTGCTTGATATATATGGTTTTGAAAGTTTTAAGACTAACAG CTTTGAGCAATTATGCATCAATTTCACCAACGAAAAACTGCAACAGCATTTTAATCAG AATGTCTTCAAAATGGAGCAGGAAGAGTATAATCGAGAGCAGATCGACTGGAGTTACATAGAATTCGTTGACAATCAAGATGTGCTGGACTTGATTGAGAGG AAACCTGGTGGAATTATTGCACTTCTTGATGAAGCTTG TATGTTTCCGAAATGCACGCATGAATCATTTTCTCAGAAGCTGTATGAGAAGTTCAAGAACAACAAAAGGTTTAGCAAACCAAAGCTTTCTCGTACTGCATTTACAATTCAACATTACGCAGGAGAA GTAACCTATCAGTCCGATCATTTCCTGGACAAAAACAGAGATTATGTAGTGGTAGAACATGAAGAATTGCTTAATGCTTCCAAGTGCTCCTTTGTATCAGGGTTATTCCCATCAGTACCAGAGGAGAACACAAAATCGTCAAAGTCATCAATCGCTAATCGATTTAAG GGGCAACTCCACGAACTAATGGAGACTTTGAGTTCTACAGAACCTCATTACATTAGATGTGTTAAGCCCAATAATCTTCTTAAGCCTGCTACTTTTGAGAACATCAATGTTCTGCAGCAACTTCGATGTTCG GGTGTTCTTGAAGCTATCAGAATAAGCTGTGCTGGATACCCTACACGAAAATTATTTCATGATTTTCTTCAACGGTTTCGGATCCTTGCTCCTGAAATTTTGAAAGAAAG AAACGATGACAAAGTAATCTGCCGAAAGATTTTGGACAAAACAGAACTCCAAGGTTATCAG ATTGGAAGAACTAAGGTGTTCCTAAGAGCGGGTCAGATGGCTGAACTGGATGCTAGAAGAACTGAAGTGCGGAGTAAAGCAGCTAGAGTTATTCAGAGTAGATATCACACTCATGTTGCTCGTCAGAAATTCCTTGCAATACGCGACACATCTGTATCTTTTCAATCTATTGTTAGAG TAATATTGGCTTGTAAGCGGCGTGCATTCCTGAGAAATCAAGTTGCGGCGTTGAAAGTACAGAAAAGTGTCCGCTGGTACCTTGCTTTCAAGTCTTATTCTACAATGCGATGTGCAGCCATTACATTGCAGGCAGGATTGAGGGCTTTTGGTGCTTACAAAGAATATGTTCACAGAAAACAAAGGAAAGCTTCTATCCATATCCAG GCTCGGTGGCGTTGCCACAGAGATAATTCAAATTATCTTAAGCTGAAGAGATCAGTGTTGATTTATCAGTGTGCATGGCGAAGACGTATCGCTAGAAGAGAACTCAGAAAGCTTAAAATG GCTGCAAGAGATACAGAAAATCTGAAggtggagaaggagaaacttgaggaACACGTGGAAGAGCTAACAAGCCGTTTAGGTTTGGAAATGAAACTGAGG GCTGACTTAGAGAACAGCAAAGCAGGAGAAATCTCCAAATTACAGGCTGCCCTTCGTGAGATGGAGCATCGAGTAGAAGAAGCCACAGCAGTGCAGGAAAGTGAATCAGCCAAAAGGGCTGTTGAAGAAGCTCtagctcaagaaagagaaaaaatcaCTATATTGACTAATGAAGTTGAGGGGATCAAG GTACTACTATCAAGAGAACGAGAAGAAAACACTGCAACAAAGAATGATCTTGCTATTGCTCAGGAAAGATGTGAAGACCTGAATGGAAAAATCGAGGTTGCAGATGAAAACATCAAGCAGCTTAGAGATACTGTGAAAAG ATTTGAAGAGAATGTGACAGAGCTAGAATCTTCACTGATGACGGAGAAGCAACACAACGAGGCAACCAGAGGGGAACTTGGTGAAGCACACCAGAGAATTGAAGAACTACTGAGACAAGTTGCAGATGCTGATGGAAAATCCACCGTACTTCAGTCTACTGTGCAAAG GCTGGAAGAAAGTCTAACAGAGAGAGAGGGTACTTTGCTTCTAGAAAGGCAAGAAAGTGAGGCAATCAAGAAATCACTCGCTGAAGCTCGTGGAGAAAATGAAGAATTAGTCCATAAAACTGAAGTTGCTGAAAAGGACATTGCTAGGTTTCAAAACAACATCGAAAG ACTTGAAGAAGCTGCAAGAACATTTGAGACTTCATTGCTGGCTGAAAAACAGCACAGTGCTGCAATCATGTCACAGTTAGCTGAAACAAAGGAGGAAATTGAAGAACTGCAAAAGAAGTTTACAGATGCCAATAGGACAAATGACACGCTTCAAGATTCTTTGAAGAG GCTTGAAGAAACTGCAGCCGCAAGGGATGCCTTGCACGTAGCAGAAAAGAAAGAGCATGGTCAAACCAAAGAAGCGCTTTCTAAATCTCAGGAGAGAAATTCGGAATTGCTCAAGAAAGTTGATGAGTCTGAGAAAACTATAAATAAGCTGATGGAGAATGTCAAGAG ACTTGAGAAACATGCAACATCAAGGGAGTCATTGCTGTTAAAGACAAAGCAAAATCAGGATGGCACAACAAAAGCACTAGCTGAAGCTGAAAAGAGAAACCAAGAGTTAATGAAAAGCTCTGAGGATTCAGATAAGAAAATTAGTCTGCTTGAGGATTCAGTGAACAG ACTAGAAGAATGTATTGCAGAGAAAGACTCTCTATTGGCAACAGAAAGACAAGAAAACAATGCTACCAAGGAAGAACTAGCCAATGCCCAGAAAAAAACAAAGGAATTAGTAAATGAGTTACAACATTGCCAAGAAATCAGCAAGAG GCTTGAACAAGATGGTACTGCCAAAGATGCTTTACTGATATCAGAAAAACAAACACATGAGGCGACCAAGAAAACTCTGACTGAAACTCTGGGGAGAAATGAAGAGTTAATCAAGAAAATTCAGGATTCTGATAAACATAGTCTTCAGCTTCAGCTAACTATTGAGAG GCTTCAAGAAAATACATCTGCAAAGGAGGCTTTACTCTTGAGAGAACGAGAGCAAAACAATGCAACCATGAAGGTGCAAGAAGAAAGTCAAGAAAAAAATTCGCAATTACTAAAGAAATTTGAGGATGTTGACAAGAAAATTGACCTTCTACAAGGCACCATACAGCG GCTTGGCGACCATACAGAGAAAGACACGTTGCTGCTATCTGAGAGACAAGAGAAGGATGAATTGAAGAAAGCACTCACTGAGACTGAATACAAAAATGAAGAATTAACGATAAAAATTGGTGAAACCAACAAAAAAATTGAGCATCTGCAAAACAGTATACATAT GCTTGAACAAGACATAGTGGCGAAAGATGCTTCTTTGGAAGCTGAAAAACAAGAAAATGACGCAATTAGGAAATCTCTTGTTGAAGCTCAGGAGAGAAATGATGAGCTATTTATGAAAATTAGAGACGGTGAATACAAGGCCCACCAGCTCCAAGATACTGTGCAAAA GCTTCAAGTAGATGCCATATCAAGACTGTCTTCCTTCGTACTGGAGAAACAAGAAAGTGATGCTGTGAAGAAAGCACTTACTGAGGCTCGTGGAAGAAATGAAGATCTAATAAGGAGAAATGAAGACCTCCTTGATAGAAATGATGACCTTATCAAGAAAGTCGAAGAGCTTCAGGAGACCGTACAAAG GCTAGAAGGAAAATCATCTAACTTAGAGGCAGAAAACCAAACTCTTCGTCAGCATTCGATTGTGTCGACTCCATCTACCGCCAAATCTCAAGCTTCATACTCTAAAATCAGTATGATCCAT AGAAGTCAAGAAAATGGTCATATTTTAAATGGCAACGTACCATATGCTGAAATGAGGTCCTCGTTTGGTACAGCAGAAACAAGACCCTATATG GGTAGTGCCCCTGATTTGACTATCCACAGGGACTATGATACTGGGGAGAAAATGCAAAGGGTACTACTTAGTGAAGCATATCAG CCCCAGGATGATCAGAAGTTATTACTTAAGTACATTACCCAACATCTTGGATTCTCTGGGAGCAAACCTGTTGCTGCTCTTCTTATATACCAATATCTTCTTCATTCGAGATCGTTTGAAGTCACAAAGACAGGTGTCTTTGACAGTATCCTACAGGCTATAAACTCAGCAACAGAG GCTCAACATGACACGAGAAGCTTGGCCTATTGGTTATCCAACTTATCGACATTATCAGTTCTCCTGCAACGCTCTTTTAGAACTGCTAGGACAGCAACCTCAGTTCCATATAGACGAAAAATGTCGTATGATAGGATTTATCAAGCTAATCAAGCATCTGGGCTTGCTTATTTAAGTGGTCAATTATTGGATGAACCTGGTGCATCGCACCAAATTGATGCAAAATATCCAGCTTTGCTCTTCAAGCAGCAGCTTGTGGATCTGATTGAAAAGGTGTACGGGTTGCTAAGTGACAAACTGAAGAAGGAGCTAAATCCATTGCTTGAGCTGTGCATTCAG GATCCAAGAACTTCTCAAGCAAAGGCCTCAGTGTCATCTGCTGGCTTGGGCCAACACAACCAACTCACACATTGGCTGGGCATcgtgaaaatcctcaacagctaCTTGTATCTGCTAATAGCCAACCAT GTTCCAACAATTTTGGTCCACAAGTTGCTAACCCAAATATTTTCTATGGTGAACGTCCAATTATTTAACAG ACTCCTTCTGCGTCGTGAGTGCTGTTCATTTAGCAACGGAGAACATATTAGAGCCGGATTagctcaactaaaacattggtgcaATGATGTTGCTCAAGAG CCTGCAGATTCAGCTTGGGAAGCACTGAGGCACATAAGACAGGCTGCCGATTtcctg GTCATGTCCCGAAAACCAATGAGGACATGGAGAGAGATACGCAATGAAATTTGTCCG GCTCTCAGCTTACAGCAGCTAGAGAGAATAGTTGGTATGTACTGGGACGATATGAATGGCACAAACGTGCTTTCAGCAGAG TTCACATCAAGCATGAGAGTAACCTTGCATGAAGAATCAAATAGCCTCTCCAGCTTTTCAGTCCTTCTGGATGATGATTCCAG CATACCCTTTTCGCTCGACGACATCGCAAAGTCGATGCCGAACATCGAGGACACGGTGGAGAGCGACCTGATGCCCTTTATTCGTGAAAACCAGAGCCTTGCACTTATATTGCAAAGGAGGGACTGA